The segment ATACAAGTTTCATTGGAAAAATCCATGGATGCATATTAAATCACCgttatgtcatttttttttagaaatcgTTATTGGCACTCATACGGGGAAATTTACGGAAAATACGGGGACATTTACGGGTTTCACACACAATGTAATCAGTCCTACACATACAACGGTGGCTATATTTACCGTAAATTTTCTCGTAACCTGTATAAATGTCCCCGTAAATTCCCCCGAGAATTcgtatattcattaattttacatgaaaaatagataacaatgtcacattttttttttctttttccattaattcattattaataagaaTGTAAAGATCaacgttaaaaatattaaatacttatacctataaatgtttttttttttacaactgtatttttttgaaaaatgacagtttttttttttttttttgttttatcgagTCAAAAGAAACCGCTTTTATAGGACAGAAGGAAAACTCATCCCCACACTATTTaaagttttgaaattttcgATGTATGGTAAGTTCAAAAATGTCATTGtatattaattcttttaaatgatGGGCAATGATAATCAAGTATACactgttattaaaataattttattagaatgcacataaataattaaatttatattttatagactttaaaagaaaaaaaaaaccaattttaTAAGACAGATATTACTACAACGAGGAGATACGTTCAACTGAACTAAAACTCATCCCCTCCGTGATTGCCGTCAAGGGGAGGTCACACTAGTTCACCCTCTtcttgagaaaattttttatttacatgcaCATGTCGACAACtttgtatcattatttacaaaaaaaaaagtttcaaacTTTCTTACTATTATCTTCATTGCATATTCTATggcaattttctttttttttgtgtttttctaACACGCATGGCATATACTCCCACGTTTTCTTTTTtgcattgaatatattttctacaaataacttttttttttttttttttccttaggCAATAAtctttgtcaattattttatgtacaaaatgagaaaaaaaagaaattgataaaagcTTTTATTCATAATGTTGTCAGAAAAAGAGCAGGTATTTCTCTacggtatttttattttattactttatttcTTACAAATCTCATACAGAAGTTAgatgaaataatatcaaactataataacatttttttgttattattattactacagaaaatttttgaaaaagcaCAGAGTGTTGTTGGTCGTGCTCTCTGGTATATGGAGATAGGTGGACTATGGCCTTTTGAAAGAACAACTTGGAAagatatcaaatttataatgttgtcCATATTTTCTATAACTCATATGACATTAGGATTTTTAGATCtaataaaagtttttggtGACATTAATTCAgcagttgaaaatttttatcaaaatggtttttttttagtcgtCATTATAAGAATGATAATAttcagaataaataaaaaattacataaattattaaaaacaacatttcAAGATGTTGATAtggaaaattacaaaacagataatgaaaaaagaatatttataaaaaatcatttgtttttatataaattaatcattattggACAAAGTTATACACTTTGCTCAATTACTTACTGgcattttaaacaaattccTCCTTATATTATATCacgtatgtatttattaaataattttttatattttaataacagtttaattgtttaatgtgtttattttttgtttttatattttatatttttcattaagaATTTACAAATGAATCAGTAATTTTATCACCACCATATCGCATCCATGTTCCATTCGACACATCACCACTCAACAGAATAAtctttattcatataattgaattaccaatcatttatttatgcaaTATATATGTCGTAACAACAGCCCTTCAtggattaattgttttaaatgtttgCACTCAATTGAAATTACTTGGAAATAGaatggaaatatatttttcatgtaaaaatgaaaacaaaacaataacaaagtataatttttttaaaaatcatgttGATAAACATTGTCAACTAATATCgtgtgtattatttaatttaattaaatatttaatccattgataatatttttaatacagttttattaattttataatatagaatCGTTCAAAATATGGAAAGGATTTATTATGCTCAACTATTTTTTGAACTATTAATATTTACTCTTTTATTGGCATTAATTGTTTATCTAATTActgaggtaaataaaaaaaaaatcgaaattatattgatcaatttaaatttaatttaacataatgaataattaatttaagttaaaatttataataataataatatattaataattttaaattttgaaaaagttactTAGCGAGGGTAATGTCATCGAAGTCGTCACTCTTGGATTATCCGAAAGTCCTCTTttagtgtatatatttattcctTGTTATCTGGGTCAACGCCTGATTAATGAGGtacaaataatgaaattgtgaattacaaataatattacaaattatagCTTACTGCAGTTAAAattaacgtaaaaaaaaattaatttttcacgcAGGTTGATAATCTTCGAGATACATACTATAAGTGTTTGTCATATAAcatgtcaataaataatagaaaaaaattattaatttgcatGATAATAGGTGAAAAGCCACTCCATATTACAGTCGGgggattttatatatatactttaaacTCATTTCTCATGgtaagtgtaaaaaaaaagatgaattttcaaattataaaatttgtatttaatatttcttttgaaatGCATATTTTAGATTATCAAATCATCCATGGCATATGTTTCTATACTTCGACAAGTagattaacaatttatatatcataatattattataaaaaatatcgaatgtataattcttttaaaacaaTGGgctttgtattaaaaaataacttcaataatcaaaaacactgttactaaaaaatttttaataaaattcacatgaataattatatttttattttacagattttaaaagaattttagaTTTTCTTCTTAATGTCACTTagctaatagaaaaataataatatatttctattcaaaatttttgaacaataaaaaatcacatttattttatccactggatgttatttttataactagtgttaaaataaaaaaaatattcaatttatattaaataattagttgAACTAATATTGAGTTGCACggacaaaattttttgatacaattagtttatgttaaaatattttctgacagctcgaaaaaaaaaaaaaaaaatcaactgttTAAGGCAAATGTTACTTCTACAAGAAGATAtgttcaactaaaaaaaagctcatccCCTCTTTGATCGCCAGTCAGCTTTCGTTATGGGAGAATATTATGTACACGCACATATCGTATTattaagtacaaaaaaaaaaagttttaaacttttattatattattatcttcaCTGTCCATTTGattgcaattttattatttttttttgtctttcacAAATTGCATAAACTCCCACGTTATGTATTTGCTatgaataattgattatttttttttttcatttctcagAAATTTAAGCTTTTATCGtttaataaagtaataaaaaaaatatccactttttttctcagtaacaatttttaatttcagtaCACTTGatcgtaattttattattttctttgaattttaattctttcacGAGTTGCATAAATTCTCACGATATGTATTTGCTatgaataatcaattattttttttttcatttctcagAAATTTAAGCTTTTgtcgtttattaaaattataagaaaatattcactttttttctcagtagccttcttttaatttcatatacaaaaaaaaattaataaaaacttttactCATAATGTCTCTGTCAGAAAATGAACAGGTATTTTTCtacagtatttttattttaatctcatACAAaagttaaatgaaataatagcATATAaagtgaattaatttttatattttttcgctattattatcactacagaaaaatcttgaaaaagcACAGAGTGTTATTGGTCGTGCTAAATGGTATATGGACTTTCTTGGAATATGGCCTTTCGAAAGAACAAGCTGgaaagatattaaatttacaatattaacaatattttttataattcatatgataacaaaatatatagatcTCATAGAAGTGTTTGGTAATATTGGCTTAACTGTTGAAAATTTCAGTGAAACAGGTTTTCAATCTGTCATTTTGATTAGAATGTTGTCATTgagaattgataaaaaattgcaaaaattattaacaataacatttGAAGATgttgatatgaaaaattacaagaatgatgatgaaaaaagagtatttataaaatatcatctttttttatataaatatttaattattggacAATTTATTACACTCAGTTCAATTACTTATTGgcattttaaacaaattccaCCTTATATTGCATCACgtaagtatttataaaattatttttcatattttaataacagtttaattgtttaatgcgtttattttgttttttacatttttcatcaAGGATTTACGAATGAATCAGTATTGTTATTACCACCTTATCGCATACGTGTTCCATTCGACACATCACCACTCAACcgaattatattcatttatattattgaattaccaataatttatttatgcaatatatatattttgacaaTAACACTTCAAGGATTAATTGTCTTAAATGTTTGCACGCAATTGGGATTACTTGGAAatagaatgaaaatatatttttcatataaaaatgaaaataaaacaataacagaagataatttttttaaaaatcatgttGATAAACATTGTCAACTGATTTcgtatgtattatttaatttaattaattattttattcattgataaTATTCTTAATAcagttttaatgattttataatatagaatTGTTCGAGACATGGATCGTATTTATTatactcaattattttttgagcttttacaatttactattttattggCATTAATTACTTATATTTTCACAgtggtaaataatattattttgattatatgtacattgaatatatatttattataatgattataattttttatgttttaaaaaagttactGAGTATGGGTGATGTCATTGGCATGATCTCTTTGGGAATTTATTGTGGTTGTATGTTAATGTGGATATTTATCCCTTGTTATTTGGGTGAATGTTTGCTCACTGAggtatgaataatataattttatttattaaaaataatagtccaacgttaaaatgataatttcacgtaataattaattttctgcACAGGTTGATAATCTTCGAGAAACATATTATCAGTGTTTGTCACATAGCAtgtcaattgatgataaaaaaaaattattaatttgcatGGCTATTGTTGATAAACCACTTCACATTACAGCTGGAggtttttacatatatacttTAAATTCATTCCTGATGGtaccttttaaaaaaaaaattcaaataatttttaaatatatataaaatttgtgtttaatatttcttttcatattttagattataaaatcatcaatggCATATGTTTCTATACTTCGACAAATGGAATAACAGTTTAcatatcataatattattataaagaatattaaatgtataatttatttaaataatgggCTTTGTAAGTTGTATTTGAGACATAACTTCGATATTCAttgaaatgattttaataaaatgcacataaataattaaatttttatttcataattttaaagtaatgtgattatttttttttcttattgtcactgagttagtaaaaaaaaaataatatatttctgtTAGAAATTAaatcgataataaaaattagtacatgcatgtaatattaaaaaatcgaaaaatactTATCAACAGCGTATGATACAacatgcatttttatttacaataaaataatatgagttatgcaatatttataaacactgtgcacttgtttttcatttgaattcaATGACTTGTCAATGGGTCCATGTAAGCTTAAACAAAGTGCAAGCttattttcacaataaaaataattatagtcACAGCACAAGAACTAATAATACTTGCAAATTCAAAACCAACACTGtatgttgtataaaaaaaatattatccccTTCTTTACTACCAAAGCAATGAAAGTTCAAAAGCTTTCTTTTATAcgcatataaataatttgtgtgaGCACAAATCAACAtcaattttcttatattacAGATAAAAGTTTCATTGGAAAAATATGGGTGCATATTAAATCACCGTcatgtcatttgttttttctagagttttttttattgtgaaaacTCCCacgtatttattattgattcattttcattttattgctaatattttctttgaattttttcattcattttctgttaataaaaaactttttattgtGGTGGACATATGTGTGAAAAAAACAACGacttatattttgtattttaattcatttgctatggaaataaaaatataaatgtacaatatatattcttcatttttgtaattatcatagtaattttttttctgtgaaaGAAATTGATCATGGTTTTTTCAAACATAgaacaagtatttttaataattagacttttttattttatcaatcttttatttgatagtttttttgtatatttgtttaatattattaaaaattattgtaataggaaaaattcgaaaaagCAGCATGTGTAATGGAACGTGTAAAAAGTAGTTTAAAATTACCAGGTGTTTGGCCTTttgaaataacatttatagggaaagtaaaatttactttatttgtattttatctcTCGAGTCACTTGGCCATGGGATATGCAGATTTAATTACAGTATTCGGTGATATCGAAAAAActgttgaaaatttaagtGAAACTGGTATACATTCAGCAATTCTATTGCGAATGATATACttaaaatcaagtaaaaaattacacaacTTATTAACTAATACAattgatgatataaataaaaataattacaaagataatgaagagaaaaaattattttcaaaatattttttattttttggtaaattttttcgaTACGGTACATTTTTTGCTATGCAAGCAacttttttttggtatatCAAAGCAGTACCTGGATTCATAAATGCACGTAAGTCAACAAATTtcataacaattataatattagtaattcATCGATAATTAACTATTcatgttcattttatttttttcaataggaTTGAACAATCAAACAGCAACACTGGCAACACCATTTAGAATTcgtatattcattaattttacacCATTATACAGAATTCTGTTACTTTATATCTATGAAATAACAATGATTTACGTGAGTAACATtggtattataattataataattcatagtTTAATTGTCGCGAATATATGCATACAATTAGCCATACTATCGCACaggataaaaattaattttcgaaaTACAAATAGAAATTCAATATTGAAAACTATGCTATTTAAACAACATGTTAAAAAACATTGTCGACTCATTACGTaagtacttttttaaaattattattattattatttttaaagaaggaaaaaatttttctgtttaataatgaatatttaacattataagattgataaaacaaacaaacaatatttatcagATTCAACTTATTTTTGAATTGATGGGATTCACAATTTTACTGGGATTACTTTTTTACACTGCAACtcaagtatataatattttaataatattaaaagtgatattaataaataattaatatatatatttgaaaaaataattgattttagaATTTTAGAATTGACGATATCATTGCATCAATATTTCTTGCAGCATATATAATTTgcatattgatgatgatatttttgaactGTTATTTAGGTGAATGTCTTCATACTGAGGTGAAATTAACAATctatgttaattttaaacaatagttacatgtaaattatttaaaaaaaaaaagctataaattacattttatatattacaggTTCAAAATCTCAGAGAAGCTTATTATGAATGTCTCTCTTATGATTTGTCAAtcgaggataaaaaaaaaattattgtttgtatgattattgttgataaacctGTTAATATCAAAGCTGGaggtttttataattattcattaaattcatttcttATTGTGAGTAtgatataatacaaaaataaatattattgttattattgttacacctattaatcaattaattattttctttttcaagatAATTAAATCTTCAATGGCCTACGTATCAATGTTGCgacaaatgtaatttaaattgaaaaataaataattattaaattgcaaataaaagaatattatcatgtataaataataattcttcatAGCTAAATTATACTAAAGTCTATCATGTTTCTTGGAAAAGTGAAGTGTGTTAATTTTATGCACAAAAACAACATTGATGATATGTGaactgaaatatttataaaatgtttttttgttgtataaaaattttgtaaacacTGTGcacttgttttttaaaatatttttaataacttttcaCTGCACCAAtcgttaaaaaattactttgatAAAGTGCAAGCTTATTTTCACAATGCAAATAATTATAGTCACATCACAAGCCCTAATAATACTTGCAAATTCATAACCAACACTGTATgctgtatgaaaaaaattttatccccTTCTTTACTACCAAAGCAATGAAAGTTCAAAAGCTTTCTTTTATAcgcatataaataatttgtgtgaCCACAAATCAACAtcaattttcttatattacAGATAAAAGTTTCATTGGAAAAATATGGGTGCATATTAAATTACCGTcatgtcatttgttttttctagagttttttttattgtgaaaacTCCCacgtatttattattgattcattttcattttattgttagtattttctttgaatttttttttttttattatctgtaaaatatatcaatttttttattgttgtaatttccatagtattttttttctctgtgaAAGAAATTGATCATGGTTTTTTCAAACATAgaacaagtatttttaataactagatttttatattttatcaaactttTATTCGATAgtttttctgtatttatttaatattattaaaaattattgtaataggaaaaatttgaaaaagcaGCATGTGTAATGGAACGtgtaaaaaatagtttagaATTACCAGGTGTTTGGCCTTTTGGAATAACATTCATGGGAAAAGtgaaatttacattattcGTATTTTATCTCTCGAGTCATTTGGTCATGGGATATGCAGatttaattacaatatttGGAGATATCGATAAAActgttgaaaatttaagtGAAACTGGTATACAATCAGCATTTTTACtgcgaatattttttttaaaatcaagtaaCAAATTACAAAACTTATTAACTAATACAattgatgatataaataaaaataattacaaagataatgaagagaaaaaattatttacaaagtattttttattttttgataaattttttcgatACGGTACGTTTTTCGCAATGCAAGCAacttttttttggtatattaAAGCTGTACCTGGATTCATAAATACACGTAAGTCAACAAATTTGATAACAATTTAatctaattataattatttaccataaattatttacttacatttt is part of the Aphidius gifuensis isolate YNYX2018 linkage group LG1, ASM1490517v1, whole genome shotgun sequence genome and harbors:
- the LOC122847592 gene encoding uncharacterized protein LOC122847592, with the protein product MSLSENEQKNLEKAQSVIGRAKWYMDFLGIWPFERTSWKDIKFTILTIFFIIHMITKYIDLIEVFGNIGLTVENFSETGFQSVILIRMLSLRIDKKLQKLLTITFEDVDMKNYKNDDEKRVFIKYHLFLYKYLIIGQFITLSSITYWHFKQIPPYIASRFTNESVLLLPPYRIRVPFDTSPLNRIIFIYIIELPIIYLCNIYILTITLQGLIVLNVCTQLGLLGNRMKIYFSYKNENKTITEDNFFKNHVDKHCQLISIVRDMDRIYYTQLFFELLQFTILLALITYIFTVLLSMGDVIGMISLGIYCGCMLMWIFIPCYLGECLLTEVDNLRETYYQCLSHSMSIDDKKKLLICMAIVDKPLHITAGGFYIYTLNSFLMIIKSSMAYVSILRQME